A genomic window from Populus alba chromosome 19, ASM523922v2, whole genome shotgun sequence includes:
- the LOC118036746 gene encoding retrovirus-related Pol polyprotein from transposon RE2 has product MVLSWILNSLEPELADSVLSCNTPYAIWEDLRERFSLGNAPRIFQVQRDIYRIEQGQMSVAAYYTKLKGLWDELVSFKSETCTCGAQTDQTKLIQFLMGLNESYSGARGQILLMNPLPSVRQAYASVVQEEKQRELGAAVITPSNTAAMAVRGNYNMSKGRQNNLVPGYQSNNSRNKEPFQCTYCGDMYHRKATCYKLIGYPPGHPKSKEKASHQRQGYNRHSASGNPSANQVDFNPTFQELQASLPNLTEDQYDQILSALTTKPVTTQANVAAASAFQHTSGLLPVAHNRWILDSGATHHITSSPTSLKHVDKNLSLAPVSLPSGDVANITVTGSIQFNNSFQLNNVLCVPSFKVDLMSVGKTTDDLNCSVTFFPSWCILQDLATRTMIGVGKRRNDLYYLVALASTPPSTRFACNLIISSDLWHRRLGHPSSNRLQFLANNSLKFNFDSSHKCDVCPLAKQTRHPFPSSSISTSKCFSLIHCDIWGRYKTPSISGAFYFLTIVDDFSRFTWVFLMRNKSETQTLLRQFFHHVHTQFNTKVQKLRSDNGAEFLSLKNFFLEEGVLFQHSCVYTPQQNGVVERKHRHILETAPALRFQSHLPIKFWGECILTAVHIINRLPTPLLHNKTPFEILYNKLPDYSRMRVFGCIVFATIVNPSSKFSARATKCIFLGYPMGQKAYKLYDIATQKIFTNRDVVFLEDTFHHPSQVTTTAHNPPALPIPVPIMSDPSSHLPSSSVTIDPFDSPISSSPAPTDSVPSLPEPLSSTPLNPPAAQQTPVQPADSALPEPTLVQVDQPLRRSQRPREVNVRLKDYVCSQVILPPHQLSLASSAPPPGTKYPLCHFISYDRYSPSHLCYIANVSRDEEPSSYDLAVTDPKWQEAMNSELQALIDNQTWSLVPLPPGKRPISCKWVYRIKRKADGSVERYKARLVARGFTQTAGIDYHDTFSPTAKMVTVRCILAIAASLNWPLHQLDVNNAFLNGDLLEEIYMSPPPGLRRQGEHIVCRLHKSLYGLKQASRQWFSKFTEVILAAGFLQSKADYSLFIKRDGTSLTILLIYVDDILITGNNIESIKGLKQFLHTRFRIKDLGDLKFFLGIEIARSKQGIYISQRKYALEIIKDSGYLGAKPVEFPMEECRLSNTGELLKDPCIYQRLVGRLIYLTITRPDITYSVHILSRFMHEPRQPHMAAALRVVRYLKSAPGQGLLLHSNNSLHLRAFCDSDWAGCPVTRRSTTGYCVFLGNSLISWRTKRQKTVSLSSAEAEYRAMTDPVTLHCDNQAALHIAKNPVFHERTRHIEMDCHFIRDKILQGEIATRYLLSSDWRHADKKMCGLNKQNLSVDDILVGNFPEEKKEILKSLKVVRSGPLQRPIAMLKLDDLSLTERGMDALIVVAALVATVTFAAAFTMPGGYKNEQGTAVLLKNAAFVVFVISDAIAMVLSTSALFIHFYWALLGKRGQVEEDIKETFSDLTSALTIWAIPAMLIAFIAGSYAVLAPSLWLAITTCFIGVSFIFFASKSIIEMRVHMDCAGCESKVKNALEKVKGVDDIDIDMGLQKVTVTGWADQKKVLKIVRKTGRRVELWQLPYNPHDHSYSDHYYNQHQVNGPLTYHAPQPSSSYNYYKHGYDSNDHGYYHHPVHSSIFNHQTGAVFSDENPHGCSIM; this is encoded by the exons ATGGTGCTTTCTTGGATTCTAAATTCTCTTGAGCCAGAATTAGCTGATTCTGTTCTTTCATGCAACACTCCTTATGCCATCTGGGAAGATCTTCGTGAAAGATTTTCTTTAGGGAATGCTCCCCGTATTTTTCAAGTTCAGCGAGACATCTACAGGATTGAGCAAGGTCAGATGTCAGTTGCAGCATATTACACAAAATTGAAGGGTTTATGGGACGAGCTTGTATCTTTCAAATCAGAAACATGTACCTGTGGTGCGCAGACTGATCAGACCAAACTTATTCAGTTCCTCATGGGACTCAACGAGTCATATTCAGGTGCAAGGGGTCAGATTTTACTGATGAACCCTTTACCATCGGTTCGTCAAGCTTATGCCTCCGTTGTACAGGAAGAAAAACAACGAGAGTTGGGGGCTGCTGTCATCACACCATCAAATACAGCAGCCATGGCTGTACGTGGCAATTACAACATGTCTAAGGGTCGGCAAAACAATCTTGTTCCCGGTTATCAATCAAATAATTCACGTAATAAAGAGCCTTTTCAGTGCACTTACTGTGGTGATATGTATCACAGGAAAGCAACCTGTTACAAATTAATTGGCTACCCTCCTGGTCATCcgaaaagtaaagaaaaggctTCACATCAGCGCCAAGGCTACAACAGACACTCTGCATCTGGAAACCCCTCTGCAAATCAAGTGGATTTTAATCCCACTTTTCAGGAACTCCAGGCATCTCTGCCCAACTTGACTGAGGATCAATATGATCAGATACTCAGTGCCTTGACCACCAAGCCTGTCACTACACAGGCTAATGTTGCTGCTGCCTCAGCCTTCCAACATACATCAGGTTTATTACCGGTTGCTCACAATCGCTGGATACTTGACAGTGGGGCAACCCATCATATTACTTCTTCTCCTACATCATTAAAGCATGTCGACAAGAATTTGTCTTTGGCACCTGTTTCCTTACCTAGTGGAGACGTGGCAAACATTACTGTGACTGGCtcaattcaattcaacaattCTTTTCAATTGAATAATGTCCTCTGTGTGCCAAGCTTTAAAGTTGATCTTATGTCTGTTGGCAAGACAACCGATGATTTAAATTGCTCAGTGACTTTTTTTCCATCTTGGTGTATTTTGCAGGACTTGGCTACGAGGACAATGATTGGTGTGGGTAAGCGACGTAATGACCTGTATTACCTTGTGGCGTTGGCTTCAACTCCTCCTTCTACCCGTTTTGCTTGCAATTTAATCATCTCATCCGATCTTTGGCATCGCCGATTGGGACACCCTTCTTCTAATCGTTTACAATTTTTAGCCAATAATTCactcaaattcaattttgattccAGTCATAAATGTGACGTTTGTCCATTGGCAAAACAAACTCGTCACCCTTTTCCTTCTAGTTCAATTTCAACTTCGaagtgtttttctcttattcattGTGATATTTGGGGTCGTTATAAAACCCCTTCTATTTCTGGTGCCTTTTACTTCTTGACCATTGTGGACGATTTTTCTCGTTTTACATGGGTTTTTTTAATGCGTAACAAGAGTGAGACACAAACTCTACTTCGTCAGTTTTTTCATCATGTTCACACTCAATTCAATACAAAGGTTCAAAAACTCCGTTCTGATAATGGGGCTGaatttctttcattaaaaaattttttccTTGAGGAAGGCGTTCTTTTTCAACACTCTTGTGTATAcacacctcaacaaaatggtgtcGTTGAGCGCAAACATAGACACATCCTTGAAACTGCTCCCGCTCTCCGTTTTCAATCTCATTTGCCAATTAAATTTTGGGGAGAATGCATTCTTACTGCCGTCCATATTATTAATCGCCTTcctactccattgcttcataaCAAAACACCTTTCGAAATTCTTTACAACAAACTTCCTGATTATTCTCGCATGCGAGTTTTTGGATGTATTGTCTTTGCAACCATAGTCAATccatcctcaaaattttctgCTCGTGCcacaaaatgcatttttttgggTTATCCTATGGGACAAAAGGCTTACAAACTTTACGATATTGCAACTCAGAAAATTTTCACCAATCGGGATGTGGTATTTCTTGAGGACACTTTTCATCATCCATCACAAGTCACTACTACAGCACACAATCCACCAGCCTTGCCTATTCCTGTCCCTATTATGTCTGATCCTTCTTCCCATCTTCCTTCCTCATCGGTCACCATTGATCCCTTTGATTCTCCCATATCCTCTTCACCCGCACCAACTGACTCAGTACCCTCCCTTCCTGAGCCACTTTCCTCCACTCCATTAAATCCACCAGCTGCACAGCAAACCCCTGTTCAGCCGGCTGACTCTGCCCTTCCTGAACCTACTCTAGTTCAGGTTGATCAACCACTTCGTCGTTCTCAACGTCCTCGAGAAGTCAATGTTCGCCTCAAGGATTATGTTTGCTCGCAGGTGATTCTGCCTCCACATCAATTGTCCTTGGCCTCGTCTGCACCTCCACCAGGTACGAAATATCCTCTCtgtcattttatttcatatgatCGATATTCTCCATCACATCTCTGTTATATTGCAAATGTTAGTCGTGATGAGGAACCTTCTTCGTATGACCTTGCTGTGACTGACCCTAAGTGGCAGGAAGCTATGAACTCTGAGCTTCAAGCTCTCATTGACAATCAGACATGGAGCCTCGTTCCTTTGCCTCCCGGCAAACGTCCGATCAGTTGTAAGTGGGTGTATCGCATCAAACGCAAGGCTGACGGGTCtgttgagcgctataaagcccGCTTGGTCGCTCGGGGTTTCACACAAACTGCTGGAATTGATTATCATGACACTTTTTCCCCCACTGCAAAAATGGTAACTGTCCGCTGCATCCTTGCTATTGCTGCTAGTCTGAACTGGCCTTTACATCAACTAGACGTCAACAATGCATTCTTAAATGGTGATTTATTGGAAGAGATATATATGTCTCCTCCTCCTGGTCTTCGGCGACAGGGGGAGCATATTGTATGTCGCCTCCACAAGTCCCTATACGGCCTTAAGCAGGCGTCCCGACAGTGGTTCTCTAAGTTTACAGAAGTCATTCTTGCTGCTGGTTTTCTACAGTCAAAAGCCGACTATTCCTTGTTCATCAAAAGAGATGGCACATCTCTTACCATCCTATTGatctatgtggatgatattTTGATAACCGGGAACAACATTGAATCCATCAAAGGTTTGAAGCAGTTTCTTCATACTCGTTTCCGCATCAAAGACCTTGGTGATCTGAAATTCTTCTTAGGCATTGAAATAGCCCGTTCCAAGCAAGGCATCTACATTTCCCAGCGCAAATATGCCTTGGAAATTATCAAAGACAGTGGATACTTGGGTGCCAAACCAGTTGAATTTCCTATGGAAGAATGCAGACTTTCAAATACAGGAGAATTGCTCAAAGATCCTTGTATATACCAGCGTCTAGTTGGTCGATTAATTTACTTAACCATCACCAGACCTGATATCACATATTCAGTTCACATTCTCAGCCGATTCATGCATGAACCACGTCAACCTCACATGGCTGCTGCTCTTCGAGTTGTCCGTTATTTGAAATCAGCTCCTGGTCAAGGTTTGCTTCTTCATTCAAATAACTCATTACACTTAAGGGCATTTTGTGACTCTGACTGGGCGGGTTGTCCTGTCACTCGTCGCTCTACCACTGGTTATTGTGTATTCCTTggaaattctttaatttcatggaGAACAAAAAGGCAAAAGACAGTTTCCTTATCAAGTGCGGAAGCTGAATACAGAGCGATGACAG ATCCTGTTACCCTTCATTGTGATAATCAAGCTGCCTTACACATTGCAAAAAATCCTGTGTTTCATGAGAGAACTCGGCATATTGAAATGGATTGCCACTTTATTCGGGACAAAATTTTACAAGGCGAAATTGCTACTCGATAC TTACTGAGTAGTGATTGGAGACATGCGGACAAGAAGATGTGTGGCCTTAACAAGCAAAACCTCAGCGTTGATGACATCTTGGTAGGAAATTTTCCTGAAGAAAAG AAAGAGATTTTGAAATCACTGAAAGTTGTACGGAGTGGACCGCTTCAACGGCCCATAGCTATGCTGAAACTAGACGACCTCTCTCTTACTGAGAGAGGAATGGACGCTCTTATAGTTGTAGCGGCACTCGTAGCAACAGTAACATTTGCAGCTGCTTTCACCATGCCTGGCGGTTACAAGAACGAACAAGGCACTGCAGTTCTTCTTAAAAATGCTGCTTTTGTAGTCTTCGTTATATCAGATGCAATAGCAATGGTTCTCTCAACTTCTGCTCTCTTCATTCACTTTTATTGGGCACTGCTTGGAAAAAGAGGTCAAGTGGAAGAGGATATAAAAGAAACCTTCTCTGATTTGACATCTGCTTTAACCATATGGGCCATCCCAGCAATGCTCATCGCATTCATCGCAGGAAGTTATGCAGTGCTAGCTCCATCATTATGGCTTGCAATCACGACTTGTTTCATTGGTGTATCCTTCATCTTCTTTGCGTCCAAG
- the LOC140955092 gene encoding protein ACCELERATED CELL DEATH 6-like — translation MAVVRGNLLAMGVIMIMCPASCELVDTRGWNALHYAATTIEGLVAIYFSRWIPKFDKLIYEKDNDGNTPLHLFAAFGNFPQRYLSSDWRHAYRNMCGLNKQNLSVDDILVGNFPEKKKEFLESLKDVRSGPLQRPITMMKTDYLSITERGIDAHIVVAALVATVTFAAAFTVPGGYKNEQGTAVLVKNAAFAVFVISDAIAMVLSISALFMHFYWALLGTRGQVEEDIKENFSEWTSTLTICAIPAMVIAFIAGSYAVLSTSSWLAITTCVIGVAFIFFAFEAKVVNLRSLLKY, via the exons ATGGCCGTCGTTCGAGGCAATCTGCTAGCAATGGGAGTGATTATGATCATGTGCCCAGCTTCTTGTGAACTAGTGGATACCAGAGGTTGGAATGCCCTTCACTATGCTGCCACAACTATAGAAGGACTGGTAGCTATCTATTTCTCTCGATGGATTCCTAAATTTGACAAACTTATATACGAGAAGGATAACGATGGAAACACACCATTGCATCTATTTGCTGCTTTCGGCAATTTTCCCCAGAGGTATTTGAGTAGTGATTGGAGACATGCGTACAGGAACATGTGTGGCCTTAACAAGCAAAACCTCAGCGTTGATGACATCTTGGTAGGaaattttcctgaaaaaaag AAAGAGTTTTTGGAATCATTGAAAGATGTACGGAGTGGACCGCTTCAACGGCCCATAACTATGATGAAAACAGACTACCTCTCTATTACTGAGAGAGGAATAGATGCTCATATAGTTGTAGCGGCACTCGTAGCAACAGTAACATTTGCAGCTGCTTTCACCGTGCCTGGTGGTTACAAGAACGAACAAGGCACTGCAGTTCTTGTTAAAAATGCTGCTTTTGCAGTCTTTGTTATATCAGATGCAATAGCAATGGTTCTCTCAATTTCTGCTCTCTTCATGCACTTTTATTGGGCACTGCTTGGAACAAGAGGTCAAGTGGAAGAggatataaaagaaaacttcTCTGAATGGACATCTACTTTAACCATATGTGCCATCCCAGCAATGGTCATCGCATTCATCGCAGGAAGTTATGCAGTGCTATCTACATCATCATGGCTTGCAATCACGACTTGTGTCATTGGTGTAGCCTTCATCTTCTTTGCGTTCGAGGCAAAGGTGGTTAATTTACGCTCCCTTTTGAAATACTGA
- the LOC118036728 gene encoding uncharacterized protein produces the protein MNSSDQQMNSITYMEPKLYKAAAKGNINPFNDRLTTSLNELLTPKKNTILHVYLENQRRGSKSTDFVGQIIDKCPQLLLQANTKGETPLHFAARYGHSNAVKVLIDRAKKLAIDPENGPAEEKNMLRMTNEEQDTALHVAARNIQAQVVEILTKEDPEFSYSANVHGETPLYIAANMRFNWRFKRHEENRKKVIDEILSNCKSVEYCGSHGRTALHAAAMHGDHETARKILKSDASLTRRTDDDGWSPLHYAAFFPNLLSGSLTVKVLLEHDVSAAYIVDSEKRTALHLAVVRGNVAAVGAIMKTCPACCELVDSGGRNVLHYAAITLRGALSAMSFPRLIPKFDKLIYEKDNNGNTPLHLFAAFGSYPQKLLLEIILIVF, from the exons ATGAATTCCTCTGATCAACAAATGAATAGCATCACTTACATGGAACCAAAATTGTACAAAGCTGCAGCAAAAGGCAACATCAACCCATTTAATGATCGTCTTACAACTTCTCTCAATGAGCTATTGACTCCAAAAAAGAACACAATTCTTCATGTGTACTTAGAAAACCAACGTAGAGGATCGAAATCCACTGATTTTGTTGGCCAAATTATTGATAAGTGTCCACAACTGCTATTGCAAGCCAATACTAAAGGCGAAACTCCACTACATTTTGCGGCAAGATATGGGCATTCCAATGCAGTGAAAGTCCTGATTGACCGCGCAAAAAAGCTAGCTATAGATCCTGAGAACGGGCCAGCAGAAGAAAAGAATATGTTGAGGATGACGAATGAAGAGCAAGATACAGCGTTGCATGTGGCAGCTCGAAATATCCAAGCCCAAGTGGTGGAAATATTGACAAAAGAGGACCCTGAGTTTTCATATTCCGCCAATGTTCATGGAGAAACTCCACTTTATATTGCTGCCAATATGAG GTTTAATTGGAGGTTTAAAAGacatgaagaaaatagaaaaaaagtgatCGACGAAATCTTGAGTAATTGCAAGTCAGTGGAATATTGTGGTTCTCATGGCAGAACCGCACTACACGCGGCAGCCATGCATGGTGATCATG AGACAGCAAGAAAGATATTAAAAAGCGACGCGAGTTTGACGAGAAGAACCGACGATGACGGGTGGTCACCACTTCACTACGCTGCCTTTTTCCCTAATTTATTGTCAGGTTCTCTAACAGTAAAAGTATTACTAGAACATGATGTGTCCGCAGCCTACATTGTTGATTCAGAGAAGAGAACAGCCCTTCACTTGGCCGTCGTTCGAGGCAATGTGGCAGCAGTGGGAGCGATTATGAAGACTTGTCCAGCTTGTTGTGAACTAGTGGATAGTGGAGGTCGGAATGTCCTTCACTATGCTGCCATAACTCTAAGAGGAGCACTTTCAGCTATGTCTTTCCCTCGATTGATTCCTAAATTTGACAAGCTTATATACGAGAAGGATAACAATGGAAACACACCATTGCATCTATTTGCTGCTTTCGGCAGTTATCCCCAGAAGTTACTGttggaaattatattaataGTGTTTTGA